The DNA window CATTCCTGGAATAGGCGCCTCCGGGCCTTGGGAGAGGGACCCGGAAGGCGCTGGGGGCGCGCGTGGGGGCCTGGGCTCGGAGAGGGAGGTAGAGGTTGGAGTGGCGAGTTGGGGAAGGGCTCCAGAAGGTGGGCGTCCAGGTTGAAGTAGCGGAGAGGAGAGCGTCTCCTTGGACTAGGGGTGGGGGCCCAAGGCCAGGCACCCGGTGTGGGGCCCTGCGGGTGGGGGCTGGCCACCCTTGCAGCGCAGGGGCGGAGCCCAGGTACGGAGCCCGCTGCAGGGTCCATCCGAGGCGGCAGGAACTCGCGGTCGGCGTCTTCCTCGTAGGCCTCTGCTTGGGCGGCCATCTCTGGGGCAGAAACGCAGAAGAGGCCCCGCTCGACGGCGACGTCGTGCTCGGGCGCGCTCGGGAACGCGCCCCGTTCCAGGCTGGCAGGCGAGTGGCCCTGCCCTCCGGAGCGCAGGAGAGCCTCGGGGACCAGCACGAGAGTGAGCTCTCCGACGGTCACTTGCAGGGCCGACGTCGGCTCGGGCTCCAGCACCAGGTCTACGTCGTCCAGGAGCAGCTGCAGGGCACAGCCGGTGGCCAGGACCACCACGGAGGTGAGTGTGTCCGCGGCCTGGGGCCCCTCCAGGTCCGCGGGCTCCTGGGTTCTGCGGCGCTTGGCAGGGCGGGGTCCTCCTGGCGGTGGTCCCCAGCAGGGCTCGGGGTAGGCCCTGGGGCTGCGAGGCCAGCTGCCCATCACCCGGACAGCGCTGCGGGCGGCGCTCTCGGGGCCTGGCGGCGGTGTGAGGGACCCGGTCCTGCACGCCGTGACAGGTCTCGACGACGACAGGTGAGGCGGCGGGAGCGGCGGAGCGCGGTACCGGGCGACGCAGAGAGAGAGTGCCTGGAGTTCTGGGGGCGCCTCCTGGGGCCGGAGTCCTGGGGTTCTGGTGGCGCAGCACGGGCGCAGGGCTCAGCCTGGGGCCTTCGAATCCCAGGTTCCTCACACGGACAGATCTGCGCGGGTATTTCAAGGGACGCCGGCGGAACCGAAGTCGCAAAATGTCACGCTAGGCTCCGCCCCTTCCGAGGCTCCGCCCAGTAGAGAGCGCGGTATCGGTGCGGCTCTAGAGCTGAGGCTGTGGTTAAGGAATACTTCTGTGGGCTTCTAGGAGGCAGAACAATGGTGCCACTTTAGGGCTTGGCTGCCGGTGTGATCTCGGCCTTCCTTGAATTGACCTCAGATGAGGACGACCTTAATCGGAAAAGTGCGTTTCGATTCCCACCAGTGGAAAACTGCCTAGACAGGGAGCTGTAAGGCCTCTCTCCTCGAAGCCCCGCCCCGGAAATGACCTGAGTTTTTTCTTTGGGTTGAAGAGCAGGAAGAGTTTTTGGACCATATCCTAAGCCCTTGCGGAAGTTGTAAACCACTGTCATCACCTTTCAGGGGCGGTGAAGGGGAAATGAGATTGGAATTGAGTGCGTTAATCTCTGGCCCTGCAAGATCACCTTATTACCGTACTGTGTACATATCCATTTCGTATTGTAGTAATTATTATAGTACTATCATCAGCAGTAAGCGTTTATTTAGTTTGACCTAAAATCCAACCACAAAGTATATCTATTTTAGCCCAAGTGACAGATGATGAAAACGTCATCCAGAGAGTTAATCGGTTTGCTCAGAAGCCCGGAACAAGCAGAACTGGGTTCAACATGACAAGGCCCACCTACAAAGATGGTGTCTGCGCCTGAATCTGAGTGTCAGTTTGAAGGTGCTTTTGCGTCGTGTGTTGTGGCTGCAAAAGGAAGGTGTGGCTCAGCCCATTACTTGGTTGCGGAAGTTGTAAACCACTGTCATCACCTTTCAGGGGCGGTGAAGGGGAAATGAGATTGGAATTGAGTGCGTTAATCTCTGGCCCTGCAAGATCACCTTATTACCGTACTGTGTACATATCCATTTCGTATTGTAGTAATTATTATANNNNNNNNNNAAACCCAACACTGGTTTTGGAATAAGAATGAATACTCCTAATATGGTCACAGAGGACAACAAAACATTTCCTTCCACCCCTGTGCCTTAACCACGTGATTGCTcactttatatgttttataaaatacgttttatatgttttataacatagtatatttatattttcatttttagggcTGCATAACATCCCTTTGTACGGAATTACATTTAAACcagacttctctcttttttctattttactttttaaaaaaatactaacatataatgtattattagtcccaggggtacaggtctgtgaatcttcaggcttacacacttcctggcactcaccatagcacataccctccccagtgtccataaaccaaccatcctctccctaacccctttatgccagcaaccctcagtttgttttgtgagattaaggagaacacaggcagcaacctattcgacctcagccacagcaacatcttcctaggaacatcgccaaaggcaagggaagcaagggcaaaaatgaactattgggatttcatcaagatcaaaagcttttgcacagcaaaggaaacagttaacaaaatcaaaagacaactgacagaatgggagaagatatttgcaaacgacatatcagataaaggactagtgtccaaaatctataaagaacttagcaaactcaacacccagagaacaaataatcgaatcaagaaacgggcagaggatgtgaacagacatttctgcaaagaagacatccagatggccaacagacacatgaaaaagtgcttcacatcactcagcatcagggaaatacaaatcaaaaccacaatgagatatcacctcacaccagtcagaatggctaaaatcaacaagtcaggaaatgacagatgctggcaaggatgcagagaaaggggaaccctcctacactgttggtgggaatgcaagctggtgcaaccactctggaaaacagcatggaggttcctcaaaatgttgaaaatagagctaccctatgacccagcaatttcactactgggtatttaccctaaagatacaaacatagtgatccaaaggggcacatgcacccgaatgtttatagcagcaatgttcacaatagccaaactatggaaagaacctagatgtccatcaacagatgaatggatcaagaagatgtggtatatatacacaatggagtactatgcagccatcaaaagaaatgaaatcttgccatttgcgatgacatggttggaactagagcgtatcatgcttagcgaagtaagtcaagcggagagagacaactatcatatgatctccctgatatgaggaagtggtgatgcaacatgggggcttaagtgggtaggagaagaatcaatgaaacaagatgggattgagagagagacaaaccataagtgactcttaatctcacaaaacaaacagggttgctggggggagggggattgggagaaggggggtggggttatggacattggggagggtatgtgctttggtgagtgctgtgcagtgtgtaaacctggtgattcacagacctgtacccctggggataaaaatatatgtttatataaaaaatataaaaaattaaaaaattatttaaaaaaaagagtctcttatagtttgcaaACCAGACCTCTCTTAGTGGACATAGTGGTTTGTGACTTATCAGCATTGTCATTCCGTTGCAAATTTGTGAAAAAGGCGGAtgctaacaacaacaacaacaacaaaaacaacaaaacactttcCCCAAAAGCATCCCCAAAAGATGTTTCCCCCAGCCTAGAATCACTGAATCAGAATTCCTGGAGCGTGGGGCCTCAGAATTCTCTGTAAGCACCtacagaaaattttgttttacacTGAAGTTTAAGATCGCTGACTTTGTTTTCATTAGTGATTGAGAGGTTTGGGAGGTTCAGGTAGCAGGTTGGTTATGCCTTCAGTCAGGGCCCTGATTGCTGGTGATCAAGTTATGAAGAAAACTCAACCTTCCTGGCTACATTCAGCGTTTTTCCTGGTGCAACTGGCTGGTGTCTGCTCTTATGGCTGGGTTTCCTGTGTTTCCAGCTGGGcttgtgtggggtggggggattccCATGAGTTGGTGTGACCAAAGGCGAGCACTGTCTGCTTCGTCTGGAGAGTTCTGCTGTAGGGGCTATGCGATGagggggggagaaggggagagtgaGGGCTACCTGGAGACTGCAGTCCCCGAAGTGTGAATGTGGAAGCCCTTGCAACCTACTCAGAGGGTCACAGATGATAGGAGCAACAGCTTTGCTGCTGGTGTTCAGGCAGAAGATAGTGATAGTGGTGCAGAGGTGAGGGGGTTGGGATGGGGAAGGAGCTTGCAGGAACCACTGCTTTGGCCCTTGAAATTTCCAGGCTCGTGGAATAATGGGAGTTTCACTTAGGAGACTGAAAGTGGACATGCC is part of the Mustela nigripes isolate SB6536 chromosome 2, MUSNIG.SB6536, whole genome shotgun sequence genome and encodes:
- the LOC132009999 gene encoding proline-rich protein 23B-like translates to MGSWPRSPRAYPEPCWGPPPGGPRPAKRRRTQEPADLEGPQAADTLTSVVVLATGCALQLLLDDVDLVLEPEPTSALQVTVGELTLVLVPEALLRSGGQGHSPASLERGAFPSAPEHDVAVERGLFCVSAPEMAAQAEAYEEDADREFLPPRMDPAAGSVPGLRPCAARVASPHPQGPTPGAWPWAPTPSPRRRSPLRYFNLDAHLLEPFPNSPLQPLPPSPSPGPHARPQRLPGPSPKARRRLFQE